The archaeon genome includes the window CCCCCACTCTCGAGACCAGTTGAAGGGCTTCGAGCTCCTCAAGGTGCTGGTAGATGCTTGCGGTCGTGATCGACCTGGTGGAGGAGAGCTCCTTCCAGAGGTCGTAGCCGAAGCCGGGGCGCCCGAGGAGCCTGAGGATGGTCATCTTGGTCTCGCCCACCTGGGAAGGAGCCGGTTCCGCGCCGCGGACCGGGAGGGAGCGTGCCGCCCTAGCGATCCTGGAGACGACTCGGGTGTCCTTCAAGCCCGCACCAGTGATTACGCAGACCACAGTCTCGTCCCTGTCGAGCGCCCCCACCTTCCTTGCTGAGTGAAGGCAGGCCACGGCGGAGGCGGAGGCGGGCTCCGCGAAGATCCCCTCGCTGCGGGCAAGTAGGCTGGTGGCTCGTATCGTCTCGTCTGCAGTCACGTCGATGGTGGTCCCTCCTGAGGCCCTCACCGACCTCTTGGCCTCCTCGAGCAGTATTGGGTCAGACTCCTCGAGTTCGGTGAGGTTGCTCGGGTCGCCCCGGGTCTTCCTTGAGTTCGGAGGCCTTTCCCTAGAAGTGGCCCCGGCCATGCGCGCGCCGATGAGCCGGGTCTGACCGCCCTCCGTGAGCCCCGCCTCCTTGAGCTGCTCGAGGGCCCTCCACACCATGGTCAGGTGGCCGCCCGTCCCGATTGGGAGGACAATCGCGTCTGGCGGCGCCCACTTCATTTCCTGGACGACCTCAAGGCAGGTTGTCTTCTCTCCCTCGAGGAAGTATGGGTTGGCCGCGTCGACCTCAAGGACTCTCCTGGAGGATCGTTCGACCGTGAGGGGGGCGGACGAGACCCCGACCTCCGCCCCAAACGCTATCATCTGGTAGAGCTTGCCTTGGTCAGTCGTCGGGCTTATGCGCACTTGCGAGGCGATCCCCGCCTTTGCGCAATAGGCAGAGAGAGAGGCCCCAAGGTTGCCGGTCGTCATGCAGGAGCATGAGACGACCCCGGCGCTCAGCGCGAGGCTTACCAGCAGCGTAGCCCCCCGGTCCATGAACGAACCCGTCGGGTTGCGGGTCTCGTCTTTGAGGAAGAGGCTGCGGAGTGAAAGTTCGTCGCCCAGCCGCCCGGACGGGAGCAGGGGAGTCGCGCCCTCGCCCAGGGTCACGATTTGCTCGGACGGAACCTCTGGCAGTAGCGCTCTGTACCTCCAGACACCGGAGGGCGGGGACTCGAAGTCCTCGCGTGCAACGCTCTTCAGCGCTTTTGGCACGAGCAGAGGAGGGCCGCCACAGCTGGGACAGGTTGGCGCGAGGGAGTCGCTCTCGAATCCGTGCGCGCACTTCGTGCAACGGAGAGAAGTCATCCTTTCAGGCCCGCTCAGCCGATATATAGGTTGGGACTTTAATATGCCCGAGAGCGGGATTTGTGCGAAGGAAATCTTGGGCGCCCAGCTATCGGAGAGTCAGCGAAGGTCCAACAGCGTCACAGTCGCGGGAGCCGCAGTCTTCACTGCCTTTGTCGCCGCAGCGACCGCCCTCTTTGCGGTAAACCTACCGCTAGGCTACTTCAATGTCGGCGAGATTATGGTCTACACTTCGGCGCTGTTGATGGGGCCCTATGTTGGGTTCTTTGCGGGCGGGTTCGGGTCCATGATTGCGGACCTCGCGACTGGATATCCACAGTATGCCGCCGGCACCTTCGTAATCAAGGGAGCCGAGGGGTTCATCGTGGGCTTCCTGTCCACGAGGGTCTTCTCGAGGCTCTCGAGGACCGAGTGGAGGGCGACCACAATCGCGACGGGCGTGATCGTCTCGGTCCTGCTGGGGTACGTCGGTGTCACTTACCTGTCGGGCAGCTTTTCGATAGCCTTGGGCGGAACTCTGTACGTCCCCTGGTTCCTGGGCGGCAACTGGAGCGTCCCGGCCTATCAGGTCGACTTGGACGTACCGGCCTACTTCTGGGCGGGCCTAGCCGCTCTTGTCCTTGCTGTGCTCACAGTCGTGGCGACCCGGAGCGCGGGAGGGACGGGGAAGATGGCGCTTGCTGTACTTGTAGGAGGGGCAGAGATGGTCGCGGGGTACTTCCTTTATGAGACGTACGCGTTGCAGCTGGGTAGCTACCCGCCCACAGAGGTCCCTTTCAACATCGCCCAGGCCCTCGTGGGGCTCATAGTGGCGGTGCCTCTTGTGAGGAGCGCGAAGAAGGTGGCGGGGCGCCGGGGGGCAAGGCCCCGGGGTTCAGTACCGTAGGCATGAAGTCGGGCGTGCTCAGGCCCGGCAAAGTTCCGATCGGCCTCCTCGAGAAGACGGTCCTCAGGATGACAGGGGCGAGTTCGAAATTGGAGGCGGTACCTCCGGGAGCGGGCCTTGACTTTGCTTCAGTCAGGGTAGGGAGAGAGTTCCTGCTGGTGTCTGCCGACCCGATCACCGGAGTCGAGCACAGGATCGGCGACTACGCGGTCCAGGTTACAGCCAACGACATCGCGACGAGCGGGAATCGACAGCAGTTCGCCGAGACTGTGATACTCCTCCCCGAGAAGTCCAGACCGGCTGACCTCGAGGAGATTGCGCACCAAATCCATTCCGCGGCCGAGAGGCTCGGAGTCACGATCCTCGGGGGGCACACCGAGGTTACGCCGGGGCTGAGGAGGCCGATCGTCTCTGTGACAGGCTTCAGCCTCGTGGACGCATACGTCTCTTCAGGAGGGGTGCGGCCCGGCGACACCCTCATGATGACAAAGACCGCTGGCATCGAAGGTACCGCGGTCCTGGCGTCCGAGGGAGGGCTTGAGGGAAGACTGAATCCGCGCGAGCTGAAGCGGGCTGGAGGATTTCTCTCGAGAATCTCTGTCGTGGAGGAGGGGGTGAAGGCCTTCGGGACTGGAGGGGTCCGCGCTATGCACGACTGTACCGAGGGAGGGGTCCTTGGCGCGGCCTTCGAGATGTCTGTGGCGTCAGGGGTCGGGTTCGAGCTTGTCGAGCGGGCGGTCCCGGTTGCGGCGGAGACCAGGAGAATCTGCGAGGCTCTCTCTCTAGACCCTCTGAGGCTCATCGCTTCGGGCGCCATGCTGATGGCCGTCAAGCCAGGAGAGGAGCGCAAGGTAGCAAAGGCCCTTCGCTCGATCGCCGAGACGACCGTGATCGGCTCTCTCGGAGGCACTGCCAGAGTCTGCGCGAGGGACGGAGGGAAGAAGGAGAAGCTGACCGAGGCGCCGGAAGACGAGTTATGGAGAGTGCTTCGCGCCGCTGGCCGGAGGTGAAACCCCGACCCCCGGTTCAGAGACGGCGTCCTCAGGCGAGACCCATGAGAATTTCTTCTGGAGGGACTTGCTGTACACCTTCGCCCACTCCAGGCCTACTTCGTCGCACCACTTCTTGTAGACGCGCGGGTCGATGTAGTTCTTCATCGAAGTGTTGAGGTTGTAGTTCTTGGTCCTGACGTAGAAGTCGACCTCCCTCTCGAGCTTCTGGGCTCTCGCTTCGCTGCCCGACGCCCTCGCTAGTTCGAGGCGCTCCTTCTTCTTCTCCAGGGACTGCTCCCACGTCTTGGGTGGAGTCCGCTGGTGATTGCAGAAGACCGCAGCCGCGAGGTTTGCTTCCTTTGCGTGATAGAGCTTGTCGAGGTCCTCCGCATGGCTGAAATTCTTGGAGTGGAGGACTTCATCAGCGGTCGCGGTGGCGTGATAGGTGCGGAAGACCTTGGCGGAGAGGCCCGGGACGATCGAGGAGAGGAACTGGTTGACCATCTGCGAGCTTACGTGGTGGAAGACTTCGGCGTCCTGGCTCTTGCCGGAGGTGAGCCTCTTGAGGTTCCTTACTACTGCAGGGGGAGGAGTGTCCTTCTTGAGCCAGGGGACGGAGTCCTTGCCTAGGAACTTGAACTCGACCGTGGGCCCGTCGATCTGCACGTGCTCGACCCTGAGGGTCGAGGCGCCGACCGTGTCGGCCTCGTCCTCGTCCTTCTCGTCGCCGACCCTCATCCCAAGCCTGTCGATCAGATAGCACACCGTAGCGACCTGGGCGGCGACCTCGTCATTGGACTCGAGTCCCTCCTCGATCTTGGAGCGAATCCTGTCGAGGTTCTTCCCCACCGCCTGGGCCTTGTCGTACTTCGCCATGTTCCGGGACTGCTGGATGGGAGAGGTCTCGTGGAGCCAAACGTACTTTTCTTTCTCGGTCAGCTTGTCGACCCACTTCGCCATCCACATCGAATTGTGGTCGTGGACCACCTGCTTCCACTTCCCCGCCGGGGCCGTCGTCTTCTCGTCAAGGTTGAGGATGACGTCATCCTGAGTGACCCTCGGCTTCCAACTCCCCCTCAGCGGGTGCTGGCCCCGCCCCATGAAGAGGCCCGGAGGCTCAACCATCCAGTTGGCGATCTCGACCTCCTTGCCGTCGACCGTTGCCCTGCCGTAGCGCGCCTTCAGGGCCTCCCTACTGTTCTTGCGCTTCGCTGCCAAAGACTTCTTCTTCTCCTTCGACATCGACTCCTTGTCGGCCCTCTCCTGGTCGACCTGATTGAAGAACCGGGAGAAGTCGACCTCCGAGTACGTTGCCCGCCTGTACGCAGGAGGGAGGAGCTTGGAGAAGTCCTTCATGAAGTTGGACGTGAAGACCGGGTCCTGGATGTAGGGGGTGTCCTTCTTTTTGGCGAGGTGGTACGCCATCTCCTCGGCGAGAGGAGTGAGCTGCGCCTCGGCCCCGTTGACCTTGATGGTCAGGCCTGACGGCACGTACTCCTCGGGAAAATTGACTCCGTTGTGGGAGAGCGTCTCCCAGTAGGCACTCATGAACGGGGATTCGCCGTCGAGCCGGCGCGCGTATTTAAGATGAACAACGAAAACTCGTGGAGAGCCGGACCGAGACTGACTTAATATGAGGGAGAGCTGCGTGCGTCCGAAGCGACGATGTGGATTGATTTTGAAAAGACGGACGGAGTCCAGCTCAACGCGCCGGCAATAGTCGTCGCCGTCTCGACTTCAATGCCCCAATACAGGGCGCTGTACTCCCAGGCGCGAGAAGTCGCAACGTACATGCTTGCCAAGATGAAGTTCGAGAGGATCGCGACCCTCCGCTCCTCCTCCTTTCCGCCTGAGGTGCTCGTCAGGGACGAAGGGATCTCGTCTCTTCCGAGCTGCGGCTTCCACCTCCACAGGGGGAAGAGGGACATCGTGCTATTCGCAGGGGACACGAGCCCGATGGAGGACCAGTACGAGTTCGCTCAGTTCCTCCTAGGCTACGCCCAAGAGTTGGGAGTCAAGGACCTGTTCTCTATCGGCGCAAGGTGGGCTGAGAATCCCGTCCCAGCAGAGGCGGAACCGCAACTGAGCGGGTTCGCGACCGACGAGGAAGGAGTGAGAAAGCTCGCGGACAAGGGGATAAGGATACTCAAGGAGGAACCTGCGCCCTTCTTCTCCTCTATGATCGTCGCCCTTGCAAAGGAGAGGAGCATGCTCGGGTACAAACTCTCGGTCGACCACGGTGAGCCCAGTCCCCACCCAAGGTCGGTCGCCAAGATCCTCGGAGCCCTTGCGGGCCTGGCAGGGTTCGAAGTGGAGCTGAAGGAGCTCAGTCCCAAGGCGGGAGCTTCGGCCTCGGAGGGGAAGCGCCCCGAAAGGGGAATCTATCAGTAGCGCTTCGACTAGGACAACGTCTCCGCTTCGCGGTCGAGTGCCGCGAGCTCCTCGCCGAAACCCCACTTCCTCGCCAAGGCGTCCGCCTCGGCCTCCCTTTCCCGAGACTCTTCGGGGCGCTTGTGTTCGTTGAGCCACGCGTGGGCGAGCTCGTGGGCTATCACCGCCTCCGCAGCCCTGTCAGAGAGCGCGTTCATCAGGTCGGAGTAGAATGTGATCGTCTGCCTCGGCTTGGAGAGGACCATCAGGAGCCTCACCTCGGAGTAGCGCGTGAGGCCGACCACACTTTTGGTCGGGTGGTTGGAGAGGGCGACGGCCTTGACTGAGCTGATTCCTTGGAACTCCTTCGGGGGGCGTAATACGGCGTCCCTCAGGAGGCGTCGGAACCGCTTGTCCTTTGCTCTGACCGTGAATCGGCCCTTGAGTATCCCCCCTTCGAAGGAGGCGGGCCTCCGTCCGAGGACGGGTGGCAAGGGGGGCGTCTTGTCTACATCCCCTTCGCGATCCGCCTCGCGCCGACTGCGAGAGTGAGGCCGGCCCAGTAGACCCAGAGGTCCGCAGCTGGCCCCAGGCCGAGCCTGTATGCCGCGAAGGCGAAGGAGACCAGGACCCCGAGGAATCCAGCCCCACCGCCGAGGAGTATCAGAGTCCGGCCGGTCGAGCGGCGCCCTCTCATCAGGGCGATGCCCCCGAGCAGGACGGTGACGCCACCGAGGGCGATCATGACCTGCAACACCGTGATCGCGAGTGCGGCTACTCCCTCTGTCGGACCGGCGAGGTACGACGGGACCTCTTCAGCCGCGAAGCCCGCAGCGATGAAGAGGAGCCCACGGGACGCGTACCCGCTTGCGATCATGAGGACGCCTCCTGCAAGGGCCATAGCGCCACCCACCGCGGCCCGCCTTCTCACACCCCCTGGAGGCCGTGAAGGTTGATGAGGATTGCTGCTGGTCGCTCTACGCACCGAGATGTTTATCCGTCGCTGCGGTGCCGAAGAGCAGAGACGCATGCATTCAGCGAAGGCCGACAGGTCCCTTGAGAGCACCTTGGAGTGGGCCATCGAGCGCATGAAGTACAAGGGGTACATCGTAACGTCTCAGGTCGCCCTTTCGGTCGACTCTCAACTGGCAATCATGGGATACGCGCGGAAGGAAGGGGATTCGCACAGGATCGTGATCTCGGAGTGGGCGCTGGATTCGGAGATGCTCGGAGGGCTGGTCCTGCACGAACTCGCTCACATCTACTTCACAGAGAGGGGTGCGCACTCCCACGACGGGCAGCTCCTCGAGGAGATACTCCTGGGCTTGAAGGATCGCGAGGGATTGAGGGCCAAAGAGACCGAGTATCTGATAGACGCCTTCAACCACCTCCAGAACATACTTGTCGACGACATCGTCTTCTCAGTGATGGAGGAGAAGGAGCTCAACCTGGCGAAGAGGTTCTTCTCCGAGTGGATCTCGGACCGGCCATCGGGGGACCCGGTCCTCGACGCGGCCCTGTTGTCGAGGAACGCGTTCGCCATAGCCTCCCTGAAGAGGAGGAACCTATTCGACGCGGAGAACGACATGGTCCGCAGAAACAGGGGGTTCCTTGGAGCGGTGGGAGTCAAGTGCGAGGAGGACTTCGACTGGGTCGAGTCCTTCTTGGAGAACTCGAGCCCTGAGTGGGGGCGCGAAGAGTTCAGGGCGGCAATCGAGGAGTACTTTGACAGGATCCTCTCGCTGATGCGCTCCTCTTCGAAGCTGGACGACCTCAGATAGGAATGCCCGGACCGGAGGGCGGCTCGCGGACAAGGGTCGCCGTCATAGTTGCTCTAGTAGGCTCGGTCGCGTTCGGGGGGGTCCTGGGCTACCTCGCTTGGACGAACAACAGCTTCCCTTCAGAGAGCAGGCCATTCGGCGACTACGCCCAGGTCGTCTCAGGGGCCTTCAACGGGACCGAGTACTCGATCAAGCTGCGCTGGCTTTCTTCCGGCTACCTTCCCCTATATGCGCAGCTCAGGTCGGACGCGACCGACGCGGCCAACACTCCCGTCTGTGACCTCAGATACTCTTCGGTCTCCCAGGGGCAGGAGGTCGACCTTCCATTCGCTGTGGCGAAGCCGACCGCGGCCCTGAGTTCGGTCGACCTGTTCTTGGCGGTGAGGGACCTCGGGACTGGGGCCCAGTTCACGATCGTCTACCACTGGGACCAGGTCGATCGGCAGCAGGGCGACGTAATGCCAACGGACGTGCTGTGCCAGCAGGGAGCCGCCCCTACCTGAGCCCACTACGCTTTTAGCGGGCAGAAGCCCTCGAGTCACGGACAAAGCTCGCTTGAAACAGTCCATGGTAGTCCTCCTCGTTGGAGCGCTCTTACTTACAGCGGCCGCGCACGCGAGCGCCGGAAGTCCTCAGAGCACATCCTTCGTGATCCAGGTGTACTCGGACGGCTCATCGCTTCTGACGCAGAAGCTGGCCGTCCCCTCGGCATCGGCCTCGGTGGAGATCCCCCTCCTCTCGGAAGTCCTCTCCAACGTGGTCGCTACTGACCAGAACGGGTCTCCGCTCTCCTTCAAGATATCCGGCTCGAACATCACGGTCTATACGCTCGGGGCGACCCAAGTCACCTTGATCTACGACACGCAGAGCTTGACGAACAAGACCGGGACAGTCTGGTCGCTGATCTTCGTGACCAGCTACAACACGACCGTAATCCTCCCGAAGTACTCGACGCTAAGTTATGTCTCGGGGACCACCTACTCCCTGAGCGTGCAGGAAGGCTCGCCCACGGTCACGATCGCTCCGGGCGCGTGGAAGCTCAGCTACGGGGTCTCGGCCGGGACCGGCGGCCCGGGAGGGACGACGACCCAGGGAGGGGGGCCGTTCGGGATTGTGATCGAAATCGGGTCCGGGGCCTCGCTTCTCGTGGTGCTCGTCGCGGTCGGGGCGGGCGGATTCTTGGCGTTCAGGTGGTGGAGAGGGAGGCTTGACCTTGGCGCACAGGGGAAGGACCTGAGGCAAGACGATGTGCAGGTGCTCGGCTTCATCAGGGAGAAGGGGGGCAAGGTGCTCGAGCCAGAGATCAGGACGAGGTTCGCGCTCCCGAAGACGTCGGCCTGGAGGCAGATCAAGCGATTGGAGCGGATGGGCTTCGTCAAGGTGACCAAGATCGGGTCGCAGAACCAGATAGAGCTTCTGAAAAATGGGGAACCTGGAGCTTAGGCTTGGGCTGAGGAAGCCGCCTGAAGCTCCACGGTTGCGCTTGCCATCGCCTGCGCGCCGCCGGCTATGTCCAGGCTCGCGAAGAGCTGGACCGCCTGGTCGACGAAGGCGTTGGCCGATGCTACTTGGGATACCCTCGCTGAGATGTCGCTGTTGAGGTAGGCGCCCGCCGTCGCGACCGCTGCCGCTGTGGCGTGTGCCTGGGTTGCCAGGGACCCGGACGAGGTCGCCAGGGTGCCCGCCGCCGCACCGAAGGCCGACGCTCCGAGCTGGAGCGAAGACTGTGCCGCGGTGGTGAAGGAGAGGGCAGCCTGCGAATAGGCCTGGGCCGAGGTCTGGGCTGTGTTGAAGGCCGCTGCGCCCGTAGTGCTGAGCAGTTGCTGCTCCGTGAGGGCGAGCGAGACGATCGCGGTGACTGAGGATGTGAGGTTCTGAGACGCCGCGAAGTTGGCCACTGCGGCGGAGAGGGACTGTGCCTTCGTCTGGGCCGCGCCGACAGCCGATGTCATGCCTGAGAGCGAGGTCCCGACTCCGGACGTGGTGGAGGTCACCGAGGAGGCCATGGTGTTGAGGGTCGCCTGGACCGCCAGGATCTGGGTGAGGTTCAGGGCGCCCGCTGTGGCGACGAAGGATGCGAGGTTGGTCTGCACGTTGTGGTATGCTGCGATGTATGCCGACCCAGCCGCTGCGGCGCCTGAAGCGTCCGCGGCAAGGACCGTGTTGTACGACGCGAATGCGCTGACTGTGGTGGATGAGAAGGCCGTAGCCTGTGAGGAGGCGGTGGAGATGGAGGTTGAGTACGTGGCCGCGGCGGACTGGGCCGCGACTATGGAGGCCGTCAGGCTGGCCGAGGAGGGAAGTCCGGCGACCAACGACTTGAGGGCCGTGAGGTTCGACTTGACGCTAGCCAGGAGGGCCTGGGACGTGGAGACCGAACTCGCGACAGCGCCAGTCCCTACGGACGAGATCGCCGCTGCGAGGGCGCTCGCGTTCGAGGAGACTGCGCCAGCCAGGGTGGCTTGCGCGCCGGTCGTCGAGTTGACTTGGGATGACAGCTGTGCGAGCTGGGTTTGGACGGACTGCTGCGAGAGGATTGTGGAATTGGCGCTGGCGGTGAGGCTCGCGAGGACGTTGGAGACGAAGTTGTGGGCACGCACTAGGTAGGTTGTGGAGGCGACAGTCGAGAGCGCTGCGGTGGCCTTGGCGAACTCCGCCCTTGCTCTGACGAGAAGGGCAGCCGCTCGAGCCAGGTTGACCTGGACCGAGGCGTTTGCCTTGGCCTGGGCCACGAAGCTGGCCGCTTGCGTCACGGTGGCGCTGGCGTTGGCGAGGTGCGCCGAGACCTGGGCGCAGGCCTGAGCATAGGTGCTGGCGTTGTTGGTCGTGGAAGAGGCTCCTGCGCAGGCTTGTGCCGCGATCTGGGCGACTATGGAGACTGTCGCGTTGACTTCGGCGACGGCACCCG containing:
- a CDS encoding pyridoxal-phosphate dependent enzyme, translated to MPKALKSVAREDFESPPSGVWRYRALLPEVPSEQIVTLGEGATPLLPSGRLGDELSLRSLFLKDETRNPTGSFMDRGATLLVSLALSAGVVSCSCMTTGNLGASLSAYCAKAGIASQVRISPTTDQGKLYQMIAFGAEVGVSSAPLTVERSSRRVLEVDAANPYFLEGEKTTCLEVVQEMKWAPPDAIVLPIGTGGHLTMVWRALEQLKEAGLTEGGQTRLIGARMAGATSRERPPNSRKTRGDPSNLTELEESDPILLEEAKRSVRASGGTTIDVTADETIRATSLLARSEGIFAEPASASAVACLHSARKVGALDRDETVVCVITGAGLKDTRVVSRIARAARSLPVRGAEPAPSQVGETKMTILRLLGRPGFGYDLWKELSSTRSITTASIYQHLEELEALQLVSRVGVTTVKGRNRVLYERTGKGSDFLKMAGKIGA
- a CDS encoding ECF transporter S component, whose protein sequence is MGAQLSESQRRSNSVTVAGAAVFTAFVAAATALFAVNLPLGYFNVGEIMVYTSALLMGPYVGFFAGGFGSMIADLATGYPQYAAGTFVIKGAEGFIVGFLSTRVFSRLSRTEWRATTIATGVIVSVLLGYVGVTYLSGSFSIALGGTLYVPWFLGGNWSVPAYQVDLDVPAYFWAGLAALVLAVLTVVATRSAGGTGKMALAVLVGGAEMVAGYFLYETYALQLGSYPPTEVPFNIAQALVGLIVAVPLVRSAKKVAGRRGARPRGSVP
- a CDS encoding DNA topoisomerase I, which translates into the protein MSAYWETLSHNGVNFPEEYVPSGLTIKVNGAEAQLTPLAEEMAYHLAKKKDTPYIQDPVFTSNFMKDFSKLLPPAYRRATYSEVDFSRFFNQVDQERADKESMSKEKKKSLAAKRKNSREALKARYGRATVDGKEVEIANWMVEPPGLFMGRGQHPLRGSWKPRVTQDDVILNLDEKTTAPAGKWKQVVHDHNSMWMAKWVDKLTEKEKYVWLHETSPIQQSRNMAKYDKAQAVGKNLDRIRSKIEEGLESNDEVAAQVATVCYLIDRLGMRVGDEKDEDEADTVGASTLRVEHVQIDGPTVEFKFLGKDSVPWLKKDTPPPAVVRNLKRLTSGKSQDAEVFHHVSSQMVNQFLSSIVPGLSAKVFRTYHATATADEVLHSKNFSHAEDLDKLYHAKEANLAAAVFCNHQRTPPKTWEQSLEKKKERLELARASGSEARAQKLEREVDFYVRTKNYNLNTSMKNYIDPRVYKKWCDEVGLEWAKVYSKSLQKKFSWVSPEDAVSEPGVGVSPPASGAKHSP
- a CDS encoding PAC2 family protein, producing MWIDFEKTDGVQLNAPAIVVAVSTSMPQYRALYSQAREVATYMLAKMKFERIATLRSSSFPPEVLVRDEGISSLPSCGFHLHRGKRDIVLFAGDTSPMEDQYEFAQFLLGYAQELGVKDLFSIGARWAENPVPAEAEPQLSGFATDEEGVRKLADKGIRILKEEPAPFFSSMIVALAKERSMLGYKLSVDHGEPSPHPRSVAKILGALAGLAGFEVELKELSPKAGASASEGKRPERGIYQ
- a CDS encoding M48 family metalloprotease — its product is MPPVLGRRPASFEGGILKGRFTVRAKDKRFRRLLRDAVLRPPKEFQGISSVKAVALSNHPTKSVVGLTRYSEVRLLMVLSKPRQTITFYSDLMNALSDRAAEAVIAHELAHAWLNEHKRPEESREREAEADALARKWGFGEELAALDREAETLS